CTAAATATCCTGCCGCAGTTCTTACCTTTAGACCTCACCCCGGCAATGTATTAAATATAAAGCAGCCAATTAAGATGTTGATGAGATTCCAGGAACGCCTGAAATTATTAGAAAGACTGGGAGTTGATTTATGCTATGTAATTAACTTTGATAAACAATTTTCTAAATTGACTCCTAAATGCTTCATAAGAGATATCCTCATCGCTAAGATAAATCCAGGGAAAGTAATTGTCGGCAGGAATTTTCGCTTTGGCAAAAATGGCGCAGGGGATATTAGGCTGTTAGCCAATTATGGATTTAGATTAAAGGTTATTAATGCACGCAAGATCTCAAGACAGAAAATCTCAAGCTCTCTTATCCGAAGATTATTAGAGCATTCAAGGATAGAAGAGGCAAATAGATTTTTAGGTCGGTCTTATTCGATACAAGGAGAGATTGTAAGCGGCAGGCGCTTCGGTAGGAGAATCGGTTTTCCCACGCTAAACATAAATTACGATTCGGGAGTAGTTTTGCCCCTGGGTATCTTTAGTGGTTTTATTAATATCGCAGGCAGATTCCATAGGGCGGCTATAAATATTGGATTCCAGCCTACTTTAAACAAGAGAAGAACTAGGCCTGTATTAGAGGTGCACGTGCTTAGGTTTAAAAAAAATATTTTTAATAAAAAAGTAGAAGTTTTTCTGACAAAAAAGATCCGCAGTGAAAAGAAATTTAGCTCGATTTTAGGTTTAAAAAGAGCAATAAAACAAGATTTGAAAAAGATAAGTGCCTCAAAGATTATTGTTCCTGCCTTGATTAAAAAGCTTAAAAAAGGCTAAAAATTCAATCTTGACTCTAAGTTAAATATTTCCCTCCACATTTTTTTTAAGCTTCCACCACTACATTTAGTTAATAACTGACAAATTACCCCCAATAAGTTGTATCTTATTGAAAAATCAATAATTTACACTTGACAAAGAATATCTGATAGTTTATACTTGTAGGCAAGTGGAAGAGAGTGGAGGATAGTGGAATGTTCTATGGAGAGTTTGAACATCAGCTGGATAGGAAGAGCAGATTAATACTTCCCGCTAAAATCAGAGAAACCGCAAAAAATAATTACGTTGAGAAATTCTTCCTTACGCGTGGTCTGGATAAGTGTCTTTTTATGTTACCAGAAGAAGAATGGAAGAACCAAGAACGCAAATTTAAATCCATGCCATTTACCAAACAGGAGGTCAGAAGTTTTAACCGCCTGTTTTTTTCTGGGGCACAGGAGGTAATACCTGACAAGCAGGGAAGGGTTCACATACCGCAATATCTAAAAGAATTTGCAGGGATTAAGAAGGATGTAGTAGTGATAGGTATTTCCAATAGAATCGAAATTTGGGATAGAGAAACTTGGCGTGATTTTTATTCGAACTCAAAAGACGCCTTTGAAGAGATTGCACAAAATTTATTGGATAAATCAGAGTAAGTGCACAAGCCAATTATGCGCAAAGAGATTTTAGAATATCTAAAGATAAAGCAAGGCGATTGTATTCTTGATGCAACTATTGGAACAGGAGGCCATGCCGAGGTGATATTAGATGCAGTTGGAACCAAGGGCAGGCTTATCGGAATTGACAGGGATTTAGATTCGTTGCTTTTTGCCAAAAATAGACTCTCAAAATATAGTGAGAATTTTTCATTGGTTCACGATGATTTTCGCAATCTTGATAAGGTCTTGAGAGATGCCAAGATTAAAAGGGTGGATGGGATCCTTTTTGATTTAGGCATATCAAGTTTTCAGCTTGATAACCCTGAGCGGGGTTTTAGTTTTCGCTTTGACTCTCCCTTAGATATGCGCATGGATAGGTCAAGCTACATTTCAGCATATGATTTAATAAATTATCTCTCAGAAGAAGAGCTCTCTTCGATTTTAAAAACATTTGGTGAGGAAAGATGGCATAATCGCATTGCCCATGTCCTGGTAGAGGAAAGGCATAAGTCGCCAATTACTAGCACAGGACAACTGGCACAGCTAGTCACCAAGGCCCTACCTTATAGAAGCCAGTTTATGAAGATTCATCCTGCAACACGCACATTTCAGGCAATCCGGATTGCTGTTAATCGAGAATTAGAATCGCTTGACGAGGCCCTGGATAGATCTTTTGAATTTATAAAGCCGGCAGGAAGAATTTGTGTTATTGCCTTTCATTCTTTGGAGGATAGGATTGTCAAACGAAAATTTAAATTGTTATTTCAAGAGGGGATAGTAAACATAATTACCCCCAAGCCTGTCTATCCTGCTGAAAGCGAGATCGAGGATAATCCTCGCTCACGCAGCGCCAAACTAAGGGTAGCCGAGAGGTTGCAATGAGGCTAAACAAGGTTTTTTCAATAATTGTATTTTTGAACCTTTTCGCCTTACTTCTTGTATTTCAGAGAACTGAAATTACAAAATTTAGCTATAAAAACAAAGAGCAGCAAGATTACTTCAAAGAGCTTTCCGATGAGCGCAGCCGATTGAAAGATAAGCTCGAATACTGTAAATCTTTAGAAAATATAAATGAGCAGCTACTTGTTCAGGCAGGAAATTTTGAGTTGCCGAATGAATCTCAAATTATGCTGATAAGTTCAGCCGCTGTAGTCTCTGGAGGCGCTGCAGTCCCGATAAGCTCTTTTAAAGAACGTAATTTCTTCTCCAAGGTCCTTTTCTGGCTTGAGCATGAGGCTCAGGCTAAATCTAAAGAATAGATTTATTTTTTTCCATTGTGTACAAAAGGATAAAATCTCGCCGGGAAGTTTTCGTCTACATTTCTTTCGCCGTCCTTTTATTATCGCTTTTAATTCGTCTTGCCTACATCCATTTTTACCGCTCAGATTTCCTAAGAGAAATTGCCAAGAAGCAACATAGTATCTTTGTTGAGATTGAGCCAAAAAGAGGCGCGATACTGGATCGCAACTTATCATCCCTTGCTTTAAATATTTGCGTTGATTCACTCTATGCAGTGCCTTATGAGATAAATGATAAAGAGGCCACTGCTCAATACCTAGCAGATATCTTAAGGTTAGATTATTCGTCAACTCTAGAAAGGCTAAAAAGAGACAAATCCTTTGTCTGGATAGCAAGAAAGATTTCCCAACAGGATAGCCAAACAATAAAAAAGGCTAATATTAAAGGATTGGGTTTTATAAAGGAGAGTAAGCGTTCTTATCCTAAAGGGGTTTTATCTTCGCATGTTATCGGATTCGCTGGTTTGGACAATTATGGCCTAGAGGGATTAGAGCTGTTTTATAATGAACAGCTTAGCGGTAAGAAGGGTTGGTCGGTATTTCTGCGAGACGCGCGGCAGAGAAAGCTAATTGAGACAAGCGTCTTGCCTGCCAAAGATGGATTTTCACTCCTTTTAAATATTGATGAGGTAATTCAGTTTATTGCTGAGACAGAATTAGATAAGGCATTTAAGAAAACCAAGGCAAAAGGTGCTAGCATTATCATAATAGAGCCTTCCAGTGGACGCATACTTGCTATGGCAAACCGCCCTACATATGATCCTAATGATTTCGCAAATAGCTCTCATGATGAACGTAGAAACAGGGCTATCTGTAACTTTTTTGAACCAGGCTCTGTCTTTAAAATAGTAACAGCCTCTGCAGCGTTGGCTGAAAATAAGGTATCTGAGGAAGATAAATTTTTCTGTGAAAATGGTGAATATAGAGTTGCCAATAATATTTTGCATGATCATAGGCCACATGGCTGGTTGACATTCCGCGGCATAATACGTGAGTCAAGTAATATCGGCGTAACAAAAATCGCCCAAATCTTAGGACCGGAATTGATATATAGGTATATAAAACTTTATGGTTTTGGTGATCTATTGGGAATAGATTTGAATGGCGAGGTAGAAGGCATCATCAGGCCTTCCAGGACATGGTCGAAGACATCAATTGGCGCTATACCCATAGGCCATGAGGTCTGTGTATCAGCGCTTCAACTCGTGAGTGCTGTGGCAGCGATTGCAAACGGTGGCTTGCTTATGCAGCCGTTTTTAGTTGACTCTGTAGTTGATGAGAATAATAATAAGATAAAGGAGAATCAGCCTTGGGTCATTAGAAGGGTTATGAGTCAGGATACGGCAAGGCGCGTTAAAGATATGCTTGTTGAAGTTGTTGAGTCTGGGACCGGAAGAATGGGCAAGATTGCCTCTGTCAAGGTTGCGGGAAAAACAGGCACAGCCCAGAAGATTGATAAGGCGGGTGGATATTCCCATTCTAAATTTATTGCTTCTTTTATTGGATTCGCGCCTGCGGATGAGCCTGAGATTGCTATGGTGGTGACACTTGATGAGCCGTATCCTTACTATGGTGGCGTAGTAGCAGCTCCCGTATTTAAAGAAGTTACGACTGAGGTATTAAAATATTTAAAGAGTCGGCATTTTAACAGTAAATTATTCTATGAAGCTAAGAGAACTACTCCATAACATAAACACAAAGCAGATTGACAATTTTAAAAATATAGACATAAAAGGTGTTTCTTGCGATTCGAGGTTTATACGCAAGGGTGAAATTTTTATTGCCCTGAAAGGTTCATTAACTGATGGCCATCAATATTTAAATGAGGCAATAGAGGCCGGAGCAATTTGTCTAGTCATAGATTACAAAAGATCACCTCTTTTTAAGTCCCTGTCAAAAGAAATAATCCTCGTCAGAGTAAATGATACCAAACGCGCGCTTATCTTGATAGCCCATAATTTTTATAAACGCAAAATTAAAGATCTTAAATTGATCGGGGTTACTGGCACTAATGGTAAGACAACAATCACCTATCTTGTTGAAAGTATCTTGCAAACGTCAGGCTTCAAGACAGGCCTTATAGGCACAATAGAATATTGTCTGCCAAATCATAAACAGATCTCAATTAATACTACGCCCGGATTAATTGAGCTTTACAGATATTTTCTTGAGATGGAAAAGGAGAATATCGACTATTGCATCATGGAGGTTTCTTCACATGCCTTAGATCAGGGCAGACTTGGAAATTTAGGATTTCAGCGTGCAATATTTACAAACATTAGCCGTGATCACTTGGATTATCATAAGAATTTCAAAGATTACTTTATGGCTAAATCTAAGCTGTTTTCAATGCTTGCACCTGATAAAGGCTGCGGTATCATTAATGTTGATGATAGCTATGGCAGAAGATTATTGAGAAAGAAAATGCCCCATAAGCTTAGTTATGCTATTTCAAGGAAAGCTAATGTCCTAGCAAGTGATATAAAACTAGATATAGATAAGACAAAATTCTTAATTAAATACAAAGATGTAATCTTGCCTATTAAGAGCAAATTATTGGGCCTGCATAATGTTTATAATATATTGGCAGCAACGGCATTAGCCTTAAGCATGAATATTAAACCAGGACACATAATTAAAGGCATCAATAATTTAAAAGAAGTCGTGGGCAGACTCCAATTGGCAGGCAGGAAAGGAGATGTCAAAATATTTATTGATTATGCCCATACACCAGTAGCCTTAAAAATGGCACTTAAGTCCTTTTCTGTATTAAAGAATAGAGAAAGAAAATGTAAAATAATCCTAGTCTTTGGTTGTGGCGGAGAACGAGATAGGGCCAAGAGACCTCAAATGGGGAGGATTGCATCTTGTTTTTCTGATTTGACATTTATTACGACAGATAATCCGCGCAGCGAGAATCCGGATGACATAATTGCCGATATAAGAAGAGGATTTTTAAGGAAAAATTATATAGTTGTTAAGGATAGATATAAGGCGATAAAAAAGGCTATCCATAAGGCCAAAGAGAATGATGTTGTTCTGATTGCTGGTAAAGGCCATGAGTGTGTTCAGATTTTTGACAGCAGGGTTGTGGACTTTGATGATAAAAAGGCTGTTTATCGCGCATTAGATGAGGCATGAGGTTCGAATGTTTAGGCTAGAGGATATAGCTAGAGAAACTAAAGGAAGAATCATTCAAGGCGCAAGGACTGCTAATATAGGCGTTATTTGTACTGATTCCAGAAAAATAAAAAAAAGGGAAGCCTTTCTTGCCTTAAGAGGTGAACGTTTTAATGGACATGACTTCATATCTAGCGCTATCAAAAAAGAGGCCAAGGCCCTGATAATAGAGGAGAGATATTTTAAAAAAGAGCCGAATATAGTTAAGGGATTAAGGGCTGATATTAGCTGTATAATTGTGGCTGATACCTTGCGCGCCTTGGGTGATTTAGCGCATGCCAACCGTAATAAATTTCGAATACCAATCATTGCTGTTACAGGAAGCAGCGGAAAAACTACGACAAAGGAAATGATCGCTAAGGTGTTGAGCGCGCGATATCGAACCTTAAAGAATGAAGGGACGCAAAACAATCTCATCGGTGTTCCGCTTAATTTGTTAAGATTAAATACCAATCATCAGCTTGCCTGTTTGGAATTCGGCATGAGTCTCCCGGGTGAGATTTCAAGGCTTACGCAAATCACAAAACCTACGCTGGGAGTGATCACGAATATCGGCCAAGCACATTTAGAAAACTTAAAAAGCAAAAGGGGAGTTTTTAAGGAGAAGGGTAGTCTCTTAAAAGGACTCAAAGCTCCTGCCGCAGGGCTAATTAATTACGATGACCCTTATTTAAGGACGTTAGCCACTAAATATAGGAAAGTATTTTCATTCGGCCTTAAGAAATCTTGCGATTTTTCTGCACGCACTGTTTCTTTTGATAGATACGGCGTTTCCTTTAAATTAGCCAAAACTAAACAAAGATTTGCAATTAAGAGCTTTGGGGTGCATAATATTTATAATGCACTTGCAGCAATAGCTGTAGGAACTATCTTTGGCATTAGTCAGAGCTCAATAGCAAAAAGACTAAAATATTTTAAATTTCCACGTGGCAGATTTGTTTATTCAAAGAAAGGCAGATTAGAAATCATAGATGACACTTATAATGCCAATCCACTTTCTTTAAAATATGCCCTGCAGTCTTTTAGCGCGATTAAAAGAGGCGGTAGAAAGATTTTAGTGCTGGCTGATATGCTGGAATTAGGCAGTCAAGCCGCTTGCCTGCATCGGCAGGCAGGCAGACTTCTAAATGATTCAGATATTGATTATATCTTAACTATTGGAGGCCTAGCTCATATTGCGGCTAGCTCTAGCATAAAATATGGTTTTAAAAAAAATAAGGTTTATCAGAGTCAGGACTTTACTGATTTAAAGATTAAGCTTTCTTCGCTTTTAAGAGGTGGGGATTTGATTTTGGTTAAAGGTTCGCATGCCATGCGCATGGAACGTATCGTAATTTTTTTGCGCAATATGAGCAAGGAATAGAAGAAGATGCTATATTCATTTCTTTATTATCTCAGAGATGTCTTTTCTGGATTCAATGTATTTAGGTATATTACATTTCGTGCAATTTTAGCGGTTGTTACCTCATTTAGTCTAACTGTGTTTCTGGGTCCCTTTCTGATTGCCAAACTAAAAAACCTAAAGATAGGAGAAATTATAAAGAGAGACGAGTGCATTTCACTTTATGAGATTCAACATCATAAACAAGGCACACCAACAATGGGAGGAATCCTTATTGTAGTTTCCGTGCTTTTCTCTACTATGCTTTGGGCAGATTTAAGTAATAAATTTATTAGTATGGTTATATTTGCTTGTTTTTGGTTAAGTCTTTTAGGTTTCCTTGATGATTATCTAAAGATAAAAAGGAATTCATCAAGCGGTTTAAGCGCAAATCTCATTTTCTTCGGTCAGGTCTCCTTGGCGTTACTTTTGGCCTGTATGCTCTTTTTAGATAAAGGATTTAATTCCAGCATTTATTTTCCTTTTTTGAAAGGCGCTGTATTTAACATGGGTACATTTTTTATTATCTTTGTAATTTTAGTCATTGTGGGTAGTTCCAATGCAGTGAATTTAACCGATGGTTTGGATGGATTGGCTTGCGGTTGTATGATTATGGTTGCCCTTGCCTATGGCGCCCTAAGTTATATTGTGGGTCACAAATTATTCAGTAGTTATTTGTTTATACATTATGTTGAAGGAGCAGGGGAGCTGGCTGTATTCTGCGCAAGTATCTTTGGTGCGGTCTTGGGCTTTTTGTGGTTTAATTGCTATCCGGCAAGTATCTTTATGGGTAATGTTGGTTCGCTAGCGCTGGGAGGAGCGATTGGTCTGGTTGCGGTGTTAATAAAACAGGAGTTTCTCTTGTTTGTTGTTGGCGGAGTATTTGTAATAGAGGTGATCTCAGTAATATTGCAGGTTTTATTTTTCCGCTTTAAGGGTAAACGAATTTTCAAGATGACACCCCTGCACCATCATTTTCAGTTGTTAGGATGGTCGGAATCCAAGATTATAGTTCGTTTCTGGATTGTCGCTGTCATATTTGCCCTCCTCGCATTAGCCACACTGAAGTTAAGATGATCTATAATTTTAAAGGTTTGAAGGTAACAGTAGTAGGCATGGCACGAAGTGGTTTGCCTGCCGGTCTATTATTAAAACAGCTGGAGGCTTATGTAAGTGTTGTTGATTCTGGTGATTCCGCTGATTTAAGCCAGAATCGCGAGAGGCTTTTAAGGCAGGGTGTTAAAGCAGA
This window of the Candidatus Omnitrophota bacterium genome carries:
- a CDS encoding bifunctional riboflavin kinase/FAD synthetase; the encoded protein is MKVIYVNKKNTSLANACILCLGNFDGLHLGHQYIIKKVIEEARSSKYPAAVLTFRPHPGNVLNIKQPIKMLMRFQERLKLLERLGVDLCYVINFDKQFSKLTPKCFIRDILIAKINPGKVIVGRNFRFGKNGAGDIRLLANYGFRLKVINARKISRQKISSSLIRRLLEHSRIEEANRFLGRSYSIQGEIVSGRRFGRRIGFPTLNINYDSGVVLPLGIFSGFINIAGRFHRAAINIGFQPTLNKRRTRPVLEVHVLRFKKNIFNKKVEVFLTKKIRSEKKFSSILGLKRAIKQDLKKISASKIIVPALIKKLKKG
- the mraZ gene encoding division/cell wall cluster transcriptional repressor MraZ, whose translation is MFYGEFEHQLDRKSRLILPAKIRETAKNNYVEKFFLTRGLDKCLFMLPEEEWKNQERKFKSMPFTKQEVRSFNRLFFSGAQEVIPDKQGRVHIPQYLKEFAGIKKDVVVIGISNRIEIWDRETWRDFYSNSKDAFEEIAQNLLDKSE
- the rsmH gene encoding 16S rRNA (cytosine(1402)-N(4))-methyltransferase RsmH — protein: MRKEILEYLKIKQGDCILDATIGTGGHAEVILDAVGTKGRLIGIDRDLDSLLFAKNRLSKYSENFSLVHDDFRNLDKVLRDAKIKRVDGILFDLGISSFQLDNPERGFSFRFDSPLDMRMDRSSYISAYDLINYLSEEELSSILKTFGEERWHNRIAHVLVEERHKSPITSTGQLAQLVTKALPYRSQFMKIHPATRTFQAIRIAVNRELESLDEALDRSFEFIKPAGRICVIAFHSLEDRIVKRKFKLLFQEGIVNIITPKPVYPAESEIEDNPRSRSAKLRVAERLQ
- a CDS encoding UDP-N-acetylmuramoyl-L-alanyl-D-glutamate--2,6-diaminopimelate ligase; translation: MKLRELLHNINTKQIDNFKNIDIKGVSCDSRFIRKGEIFIALKGSLTDGHQYLNEAIEAGAICLVIDYKRSPLFKSLSKEIILVRVNDTKRALILIAHNFYKRKIKDLKLIGVTGTNGKTTITYLVESILQTSGFKTGLIGTIEYCLPNHKQISINTTPGLIELYRYFLEMEKENIDYCIMEVSSHALDQGRLGNLGFQRAIFTNISRDHLDYHKNFKDYFMAKSKLFSMLAPDKGCGIINVDDSYGRRLLRKKMPHKLSYAISRKANVLASDIKLDIDKTKFLIKYKDVILPIKSKLLGLHNVYNILAATALALSMNIKPGHIIKGINNLKEVVGRLQLAGRKGDVKIFIDYAHTPVALKMALKSFSVLKNRERKCKIILVFGCGGERDRAKRPQMGRIASCFSDLTFITTDNPRSENPDDIIADIRRGFLRKNYIVVKDRYKAIKKAIHKAKENDVVLIAGKGHECVQIFDSRVVDFDDKKAVYRALDEA
- the murF gene encoding UDP-N-acetylmuramoyl-tripeptide--D-alanyl-D-alanine ligase is translated as MFRLEDIARETKGRIIQGARTANIGVICTDSRKIKKREAFLALRGERFNGHDFISSAIKKEAKALIIEERYFKKEPNIVKGLRADISCIIVADTLRALGDLAHANRNKFRIPIIAVTGSSGKTTTKEMIAKVLSARYRTLKNEGTQNNLIGVPLNLLRLNTNHQLACLEFGMSLPGEISRLTQITKPTLGVITNIGQAHLENLKSKRGVFKEKGSLLKGLKAPAAGLINYDDPYLRTLATKYRKVFSFGLKKSCDFSARTVSFDRYGVSFKLAKTKQRFAIKSFGVHNIYNALAAIAVGTIFGISQSSIAKRLKYFKFPRGRFVYSKKGRLEIIDDTYNANPLSLKYALQSFSAIKRGGRKILVLADMLELGSQAACLHRQAGRLLNDSDIDYILTIGGLAHIAASSSIKYGFKKNKVYQSQDFTDLKIKLSSLLRGGDLILVKGSHAMRMERIVIFLRNMSKE
- the mraY gene encoding phospho-N-acetylmuramoyl-pentapeptide-transferase, producing MLYSFLYYLRDVFSGFNVFRYITFRAILAVVTSFSLTVFLGPFLIAKLKNLKIGEIIKRDECISLYEIQHHKQGTPTMGGILIVVSVLFSTMLWADLSNKFISMVIFACFWLSLLGFLDDYLKIKRNSSSGLSANLIFFGQVSLALLLACMLFLDKGFNSSIYFPFLKGAVFNMGTFFIIFVILVIVGSSNAVNLTDGLDGLACGCMIMVALAYGALSYIVGHKLFSSYLFIHYVEGAGELAVFCASIFGAVLGFLWFNCYPASIFMGNVGSLALGGAIGLVAVLIKQEFLLFVVGGVFVIEVISVILQVLFFRFKGKRIFKMTPLHHHFQLLGWSESKIIVRFWIVAVIFALLALATLKLR